The proteins below come from a single Gimesia alba genomic window:
- a CDS encoding isochorismatase family protein, with the protein MSESVPSFPRSIDLLSHQECQLVIVDVQEKLVPAIPVSKKLIHRIQQLIQAATLFQVPVSCTEQYPKGLGPTIPELASLLPTPIEKLRFSAAECLGWGGASNTIDNRTKIVLTGIEAHICVQQTALDLLAAGYRVIIPIDAIASRNQLDWNFAIKRMENSGACITTAESILFEWCEVAGTDEFKQISRLVTGK; encoded by the coding sequence ATGTCAGAATCAGTTCCCTCGTTTCCTCGCAGCATTGATTTGCTTTCGCATCAGGAATGCCAACTGGTCATCGTCGATGTGCAGGAAAAGCTGGTCCCTGCGATTCCCGTTTCTAAAAAACTGATTCACCGCATCCAACAGTTAATTCAGGCAGCCACCCTGTTTCAAGTTCCCGTGAGTTGTACCGAGCAATATCCCAAAGGGCTGGGCCCCACGATTCCGGAACTCGCCTCGCTGCTGCCGACTCCCATTGAAAAACTACGATTCAGTGCAGCCGAATGTTTGGGTTGGGGCGGTGCTTCCAATACCATCGATAACCGGACGAAAATCGTACTGACAGGAATTGAAGCGCATATCTGTGTGCAGCAAACCGCTCTGGATTTGTTAGCCGCCGGTTATCGCGTTATCATTCCCATAGATGCCATTGCCAGTCGCAATCAACTGGATTGGAACTTCGCCATCAAACGCATGGAAAATTCGGGAGCGTGTATTACCACCGCCGAATCGATCCTGTTTGAATGGTGCGAGGTTGCGGGCACCGATGAATTTAAACAGATCAGTCGCCTGGTGACTGGAAAATAA
- a CDS encoding pyruvate kinase: MTLEHSTTSSGLTSEDYEPVLKELATIRSEMVIEADRSRSLLDQVHPCYRESARNLLHYLALRHHDIRPLQIRLAALGLSSLGRAESHVMATVDAVLDVLHRLAGHSPEQSAAEPAAINFATGERLLVEHTETLLGPAVPGRWVRIMVTMPSEAADDYHLVHDLLQQGMDCMRINCAHDDATAWLRMIEHLRRAEKSLGRSCQVIMDLAGPKLRTGPLEPGPAVVKIRPRRDLLGRVTAPARVWLFAETNPQLSPSPADACLPVPEPWLSRLHLDEKIQLTDARGSRRTLTIVDLTDEGCWAEAVQTTYIIPGTILKHEHKLAKAKHREAAVGDIAATENYLTLFQGDQLIITRNLEPGRPATHDSAGEVLTPAQIGCTIPDVFNDVRAGQSIWFDDGKIGGVIEKVDSTRVLVRITQARLSGAKLRADKGINLPESNLSLNALTDKDLEDLAFVAQHADVVEMSFANRAEDVEMLQQHLTTLDGRQPAIVLKIETRRGFENLPDMLLTAMRSPCCGVMIARGDLAVESGFERLAEVQEEILWICEAAHVPVIWATQVLESLAKEGMPSRAEITDAAMGHRAECVMLNKGPHVLHAVRTLDDILRRMQSHQTKKRAMLRELRLATHTPSEKSDATTG, encoded by the coding sequence TTGACTTTGGAACACAGCACTACCAGTTCTGGCTTGACGTCGGAAGACTATGAGCCGGTACTCAAAGAACTTGCCACCATCCGCTCCGAGATGGTCATTGAGGCAGATCGCTCCCGGTCTCTGCTGGATCAGGTTCACCCCTGCTACCGGGAAAGTGCGCGTAATCTCCTGCATTACCTGGCACTCCGTCATCACGACATCCGACCGTTACAAATCCGCCTGGCAGCGCTGGGTCTCTCCTCGCTTGGACGCGCCGAGTCGCATGTGATGGCGACCGTCGATGCGGTACTGGATGTATTACACCGCCTGGCGGGACACTCCCCGGAACAGTCTGCTGCAGAACCGGCAGCCATCAATTTTGCGACCGGGGAACGACTGCTGGTTGAACACACCGAAACATTGCTCGGTCCCGCCGTCCCCGGGCGCTGGGTCCGAATTATGGTCACCATGCCGAGCGAGGCAGCCGACGATTACCACCTGGTCCACGACCTGCTGCAACAGGGCATGGATTGCATGCGGATCAATTGCGCACACGATGATGCGACTGCATGGTTGCGGATGATTGAACACCTCAGACGGGCAGAAAAATCATTAGGGCGATCGTGTCAGGTCATTATGGATCTGGCAGGCCCCAAGCTGCGCACCGGGCCTCTGGAGCCAGGACCGGCGGTCGTCAAGATTCGCCCACGCCGCGATCTCCTGGGACGAGTCACCGCCCCCGCACGGGTCTGGCTCTTTGCCGAAACTAATCCCCAACTGTCGCCTTCCCCCGCCGATGCCTGCCTACCCGTTCCAGAACCGTGGCTCTCCCGGCTGCATCTGGACGAAAAAATCCAACTCACCGACGCACGCGGCTCCCGGCGCACTTTGACCATCGTTGATCTCACTGATGAAGGGTGCTGGGCAGAGGCGGTTCAAACGACCTACATCATTCCCGGCACAATCCTGAAACATGAACACAAACTCGCAAAGGCAAAGCATCGCGAAGCGGCAGTCGGCGACATAGCGGCTACGGAAAACTATCTCACATTGTTTCAGGGCGACCAGCTCATTATCACCCGGAACCTCGAACCGGGACGTCCCGCGACCCACGACAGTGCGGGAGAGGTGCTGACTCCGGCACAGATTGGCTGCACGATCCCCGACGTGTTTAATGATGTTCGTGCCGGTCAGTCCATCTGGTTCGATGATGGCAAGATTGGCGGCGTCATTGAAAAAGTAGACAGCACACGCGTGCTCGTTCGCATCACGCAGGCGCGTTTGAGCGGCGCGAAGTTACGCGCCGACAAAGGCATCAATCTGCCCGAAAGTAATCTGAGCTTAAATGCCTTAACCGACAAAGATCTCGAAGACCTGGCCTTTGTCGCACAACACGCCGATGTCGTCGAGATGTCGTTCGCCAATCGCGCGGAAGATGTCGAAATGCTCCAGCAGCATCTGACAACTCTGGATGGCCGCCAGCCCGCAATCGTTCTGAAAATTGAAACGCGGCGCGGCTTCGAGAACCTGCCCGACATGTTGCTCACCGCCATGCGATCCCCCTGTTGTGGCGTGATGATTGCCCGCGGCGATCTGGCCGTTGAAAGCGGCTTCGAACGGCTGGCGGAAGTTCAGGAAGAGATTCTCTGGATCTGTGAAGCCGCCCATGTCCCCGTGATCTGGGCCACTCAGGTTCTAGAATCTCTGGCTAAAGAAGGGATGCCGTCCCGTGCAGAAATCACGGATGCGGCCATGGGCCACCGGGCCGAATGCGTCATGCTCAACAAAGGCCCACACGTACTCCACGCCGTACGAACGCTCGACGATATCCTGCGACGGATGCAGTCTCATCAAACCAAAAAACGAGCCATGCTCCGCGAATTACGGCTGGCCACACATACGCCGTCCGAGAAATCGGATGCAACAACAGGCTGA
- a CDS encoding pyridoxal-phosphate-dependent aminotransferase family protein — MITEHHLHSPIQPPRRTLMGPGPSDVSPSVLSAMASPTVGHLDPYFLQIMDEVQDMLRTIFHTTNELTLAVSGTGSAGMEACVVNLLEPGDKIVVCTNGVFGGRMADVASRIGAEVVQIERPFGEVFSVEEVAEVVKKEKPKVVGIVHAETSTGAAQSLKEISEVVHETDALLLVDCVTSLGGMPVKIDEWNVDAAYSGTQKCLSCPPGLAPVTFSSRALAAMDARKTKVSSWYLDMSMVRAYWGGSRAYHHTAPINMNFALHQALRLVLDEGMENRFSRHYANHCALKAGLQAMGIQFAVADDHQLPMLNAVKIPDGIDDATIRGQLLNWFGIEIGGGLGPMKGKTWRIGLMGESSQSSHVLLFLAALDQCLLHAGYQLTPGAGVAAANDFYRTTITD, encoded by the coding sequence ATGATCACCGAACACCATCTTCACAGCCCGATTCAACCCCCACGTCGCACTCTGATGGGCCCTGGTCCCAGTGATGTCTCTCCCAGCGTTCTGTCAGCAATGGCCTCACCGACAGTCGGACACCTTGATCCGTATTTCCTGCAAATCATGGATGAAGTCCAGGACATGCTCCGAACGATTTTCCATACCACAAACGAACTCACGCTGGCTGTCAGCGGTACCGGCAGTGCCGGAATGGAAGCCTGCGTGGTGAACCTGCTCGAACCGGGAGACAAAATCGTCGTCTGCACGAACGGCGTGTTTGGCGGCCGGATGGCGGATGTTGCCAGTCGGATTGGTGCGGAAGTCGTTCAGATCGAACGCCCCTTCGGCGAAGTTTTTTCCGTTGAAGAAGTGGCAGAAGTCGTCAAAAAAGAAAAACCGAAAGTCGTCGGCATCGTGCATGCAGAGACATCTACGGGAGCCGCCCAATCGCTGAAAGAAATTTCCGAAGTCGTCCATGAAACGGATGCATTGCTGCTGGTTGACTGCGTGACCTCACTCGGCGGAATGCCTGTGAAAATTGATGAGTGGAATGTTGATGCCGCCTACAGTGGGACGCAGAAATGCCTGAGCTGCCCTCCCGGTCTGGCCCCAGTTACATTCAGTTCCCGCGCCCTTGCCGCCATGGATGCCCGCAAGACCAAGGTTTCGAGCTGGTACCTGGATATGTCCATGGTCCGTGCTTACTGGGGCGGCTCACGAGCCTATCATCATACTGCACCGATTAACATGAACTTTGCACTGCATCAGGCGTTGCGACTGGTGCTCGATGAAGGTATGGAAAACCGATTTTCGCGTCATTATGCCAATCATTGCGCCCTGAAAGCCGGTCTGCAGGCGATGGGAATTCAGTTTGCGGTCGCCGATGACCATCAGCTTCCGATGCTCAACGCCGTCAAGATTCCTGACGGAATCGATGATGCCACCATTCGTGGCCAGCTGTTGAACTGGTTTGGCATCGAAATCGGTGGCGGCCTCGGCCCCATGAAGGGCAAAACCTGGCGGATCGGCCTGATGGGAGAGAGTAGCCAGAGTTCGCATGTGCTGCTGTTTCTGGCGGCCCTGGATCAATGTCTGCTGCATGCGGGCTACCAGCTGACACCCGGCGCCGGCGTAGCTGCTGCAAATGATTTTTACCGCACAACAATTACAGACTAA
- a CDS encoding formylglycine-generating enzyme family protein — translation MKHHKTIAAYIRPFLLSGMFLSVLGSGLLSADEKQEKAAGAATDAKQAALLKLFVEELVPITPGKGKFPKSFQMGSAKGLPAEMPVHTVTFAEDFWIGKYEVPQNLYQAVMGENPSRWKGPRNSAEMFDWRTANQFCQKLTQLLRKNGLIAADEEIRLPTEAEWEYCCRAGTTTEYSFGDAAQKPGDAGKLARNLDAYAWHTGNAAGNDPPVGALKPNPWGLYDMHGYLWEFVADPWHETYKNAPVDGSVWGSGAPDSPRVIRGGSWMDRYDGHRSAFRAKIAPTSTSPALGLRCVKAKVKKSEN, via the coding sequence ATGAAACATCACAAAACGATTGCCGCGTATATCAGACCGTTTCTTCTGTCGGGAATGTTCCTGTCTGTTTTGGGGTCTGGCTTGCTCTCGGCAGACGAGAAACAGGAGAAAGCCGCTGGTGCCGCTACCGATGCAAAACAGGCCGCGTTACTGAAACTGTTTGTTGAAGAGCTGGTGCCGATTACGCCCGGTAAAGGCAAATTCCCGAAATCGTTTCAAATGGGCTCTGCGAAAGGTCTGCCTGCGGAGATGCCTGTTCATACGGTGACTTTTGCCGAAGATTTCTGGATCGGCAAATATGAAGTCCCGCAAAACTTGTATCAGGCTGTCATGGGAGAGAATCCCAGTCGCTGGAAAGGCCCTCGCAATTCCGCCGAAATGTTTGACTGGCGAACCGCCAATCAGTTTTGTCAGAAATTGACCCAATTGCTACGGAAAAACGGGCTCATCGCCGCCGATGAAGAAATCCGGCTGCCCACGGAAGCCGAATGGGAATACTGCTGTCGGGCCGGAACAACGACGGAATACAGTTTTGGTGATGCAGCACAAAAGCCGGGTGATGCAGGCAAACTGGCCCGAAACCTGGACGCATACGCCTGGCATACCGGAAATGCCGCCGGCAATGATCCCCCCGTTGGTGCTCTGAAGCCAAATCCGTGGGGGTTGTATGACATGCACGGCTACCTTTGGGAGTTCGTCGCAGATCCCTGGCACGAGACCTATAAAAATGCCCCTGTGGATGGTAGTGTATGGGGCTCAGGGGCTCCTGATTCACCTCGCGTGATACGGGGCGGCTCCTGGATGGACCGCTATGACGGTCATCGATCGGCATTTCGAGCGAAGATTGCACCAACAAGTACCAGTCCTGCATTAGGGTTACGTTGTGTGAAAGCAAAAGTGAAAAAATCGGAAAACTAG
- a CDS encoding Ig-like domain-containing protein has protein sequence MQRICQTRLLILVLFLWTCPVYSAAAENLPWSPGQATGEMNSPKAGDQKTAWAALAQDKGAEWIKLEYKTPVEVYAVRIYENFNPGAVSKVTGFDKAGTEVLIWEGKEPLKKAPNIFEVKPESKLVSQSIKVYLDTKRVKGWNEIDAVQLVSSNNSKQWATKASASSTYASRAGRSEAQEITWDSLPPSVVKTVPQAGSTDVDPDLKEISVTFSKDMLTDRMWAVVQISKALFPKTRKGIHYLDDQRTCVIPVDLEPGKMYVMWFNRGRYNSFRDTENNPAVPYLLVFKTKSK, from the coding sequence ATGCAAAGAATCTGTCAAACTCGATTGCTGATCCTGGTATTGTTTCTTTGGACTTGCCCCGTCTATTCCGCTGCCGCTGAAAATCTTCCCTGGTCGCCCGGTCAAGCGACAGGAGAAATGAATTCACCGAAAGCCGGAGATCAGAAAACGGCTTGGGCTGCGCTGGCACAGGACAAGGGCGCCGAATGGATCAAGCTGGAATACAAGACCCCCGTTGAAGTATACGCGGTTCGCATTTATGAAAACTTCAACCCCGGCGCCGTCAGTAAAGTCACGGGATTCGACAAAGCGGGAACGGAAGTCCTGATTTGGGAAGGGAAAGAGCCTCTCAAAAAAGCGCCAAATATTTTCGAAGTGAAGCCAGAATCCAAACTGGTCTCGCAATCAATCAAAGTTTATCTCGACACCAAACGTGTCAAAGGCTGGAACGAAATTGATGCCGTCCAACTGGTGAGTAGCAATAATAGCAAACAATGGGCCACCAAAGCTTCGGCCAGCAGCACCTATGCATCAAGAGCCGGCAGAAGCGAAGCTCAGGAAATCACCTGGGACTCATTGCCGCCATCCGTGGTGAAGACGGTTCCCCAGGCGGGCAGCACAGACGTCGATCCTGATCTCAAAGAAATTTCGGTCACTTTCAGTAAAGACATGCTCACAGATCGCATGTGGGCTGTCGTCCAGATCTCGAAAGCATTGTTTCCCAAAACCAGAAAAGGGATTCACTATCTGGATGATCAACGCACCTGCGTGATCCCCGTCGATCTTGAGCCGGGTAAGATGTACGTGATGTGGTTCAATCGGGGTCGTTATAACAGTTTTCGCGATACCGAGAACAACCCTGCTGTCCCCTACCTGCTGGTGTTCAAGACAAAGTCGAAATGA
- a CDS encoding 30S ribosomal protein S1, with protein MSSEQPSTEEIKTSEEAVEANAPADQGQSADAADVTAEAAASAPQEEPQAEPVAESATTAETGSEESPQAAEASEQPEPAKTERKIQLKPKVDPEQFKAKPSPGTSMPPQPKAAEGEEAPTEAASQEELEEAAMLQIAEAAVPIDIPPEVDDLGEGLEAELAAALTAQGGQELPKTLSDEEAAAEAAAAGTAATPAAATPADEGLAEGDRLKGIVESINNDDVFVDLGSKALGTPGIVPLRQFGDKPPEVGQEIDVKITSIKEAEGLIQLSLPRGHHKPAGDWDAVSAGQVVECVVNKSNKGGLEVNVGSLRGFLPASQADLYFVGDLEPFVGQKLTVQITEVNPKKRNLVVSRRKYLEAEREEIQKELWEKLAIGQEHTGTVKNIKDYGAFVDIGGIDGFLHIGEISWNRIKHPKDALSEQQQINVKILKIDREKNRISLGMKQLQQDPWQLAEDRYAADSTVTGKVTRTTDFGAFVELEPGLEGLIHISELDHRRVKRVTEILTTGQETTAKVLEVDTNRKRISLSLKALIDKPDAPAEQAEEQPAYERKRKGPLLGGNAEDTSGSSGGGLFGNPNDYK; from the coding sequence ATGAGTTCAGAACAACCATCAACTGAAGAAATCAAAACCAGTGAAGAAGCAGTGGAAGCGAATGCACCCGCCGATCAAGGTCAGTCTGCCGACGCAGCTGATGTGACGGCTGAAGCTGCAGCCTCTGCTCCACAGGAAGAACCTCAGGCCGAACCGGTTGCTGAATCGGCGACGACAGCAGAAACAGGCAGTGAAGAGAGTCCACAAGCGGCAGAAGCTTCTGAGCAGCCGGAGCCCGCTAAGACCGAACGCAAAATCCAGCTGAAACCCAAGGTCGATCCGGAGCAGTTCAAAGCAAAGCCTTCACCCGGTACCAGCATGCCTCCTCAACCGAAAGCAGCGGAAGGGGAAGAAGCCCCAACTGAAGCAGCTTCACAGGAAGAACTTGAGGAAGCGGCGATGTTGCAGATTGCCGAAGCCGCTGTTCCCATTGATATTCCACCTGAAGTTGATGATCTGGGCGAAGGACTCGAAGCGGAACTGGCCGCTGCTCTGACAGCACAGGGAGGTCAGGAACTTCCGAAAACGTTGAGCGATGAAGAAGCGGCCGCTGAAGCCGCTGCCGCAGGCACCGCAGCGACACCAGCAGCAGCAACTCCCGCTGATGAGGGATTGGCCGAAGGCGATCGTCTGAAGGGGATCGTGGAATCGATCAATAACGACGATGTCTTTGTTGATTTGGGAAGCAAGGCACTGGGGACCCCCGGCATTGTTCCTCTGCGACAGTTTGGCGATAAGCCCCCTGAAGTCGGACAGGAAATCGACGTCAAAATCACCAGCATCAAAGAAGCAGAAGGTTTGATTCAACTTTCATTACCACGCGGACATCACAAACCCGCAGGTGACTGGGATGCCGTCTCTGCAGGTCAGGTCGTTGAGTGCGTGGTGAATAAATCGAACAAAGGCGGACTGGAAGTGAATGTTGGAAGTCTGAGAGGATTCCTGCCCGCCAGTCAGGCCGATCTGTATTTCGTAGGAGATCTGGAACCGTTCGTAGGTCAAAAGTTGACTGTGCAAATTACGGAGGTGAACCCCAAGAAACGAAATCTGGTTGTTAGCCGCCGCAAATACCTCGAAGCAGAACGAGAAGAAATTCAGAAAGAACTGTGGGAAAAACTGGCCATCGGTCAGGAGCATACGGGAACAGTCAAAAACATCAAGGACTATGGCGCGTTCGTCGATATCGGCGGAATTGACGGATTTCTGCATATCGGCGAGATCAGCTGGAACCGTATTAAACATCCCAAAGATGCCTTGAGCGAACAGCAGCAGATCAATGTAAAAATTCTCAAGATTGATCGCGAGAAAAACCGCATCAGTCTGGGGATGAAGCAACTGCAGCAGGATCCGTGGCAGCTGGCGGAAGATCGTTACGCAGCCGATTCCACCGTGACGGGGAAAGTCACTCGAACTACCGACTTTGGCGCGTTCGTCGAATTGGAACCCGGCCTGGAAGGCTTGATTCATATCAGTGAACTGGACCACCGTCGTGTGAAACGGGTCACAGAAATTTTGACCACAGGTCAGGAAACCACAGCGAAGGTGCTCGAAGTTGATACCAACCGAAAGCGAATCAGTCTGTCACTCAAAGCATTGATTGACAAGCCGGATGCTCCTGCCGAGCAGGCAGAAGAGCAGCCAGCCTATGAACGAAAACGCAAAGGGCCACTGCTCGGCGGCAATGCAGAAGACACATCCGGTTCCAGTGGTGGCGGCTTGTTTGGAAATCCCAACGATTACAAATAG